One window of the Streptomyces sp. NBC_00259 genome contains the following:
- a CDS encoding TrmH family RNA methyltransferase, giving the protein MADIITVDDPEDPRLRDYTGLTDVELRRKREPAEGLFIAEGEKVIRRARHAGYEMRSMLLSAKWVDVMRDVIDEVPAPVYAVSPDLAERVTGYHVHRGALASMQRKPLPTADELLGSTRRVVIMESVNDHTNIGAIFRSAAALGMDAVLLSPDCADPLYRRSVKVSMGAVFSVPYARLDTWPKGLEAVREAGFKLLALTPDEKASAIDEAAPHRLDRVALMLGAEGDGLSTKALMAADEWVRIPMAHGVDSLNVGAAAAVAFYAVATGRPENQA; this is encoded by the coding sequence GTGGCTGACATCATCACCGTCGATGACCCCGAGGACCCGCGGCTGCGCGACTACACGGGCCTGACCGACGTCGAACTGCGGCGCAAGCGCGAGCCCGCGGAGGGACTCTTCATCGCCGAGGGCGAGAAGGTCATCCGCCGGGCCAGGCACGCCGGTTACGAGATGCGGTCGATGCTGCTGTCCGCCAAGTGGGTCGACGTCATGCGCGATGTGATCGACGAGGTTCCGGCTCCGGTCTACGCCGTCAGCCCGGACCTCGCCGAACGCGTCACCGGATACCACGTGCACCGCGGCGCGCTCGCCTCCATGCAGCGCAAGCCGCTGCCCACGGCCGACGAGCTCCTGGGCAGCACCCGCCGTGTCGTGATCATGGAGTCGGTCAACGACCACACCAACATCGGCGCGATCTTCCGGAGCGCGGCCGCCCTCGGCATGGACGCCGTACTGCTCTCGCCCGACTGCGCCGACCCGCTCTACCGGCGTTCGGTGAAGGTGTCGATGGGGGCCGTGTTCTCCGTTCCGTACGCCCGGCTCGACACCTGGCCCAAGGGCCTCGAAGCCGTACGGGAGGCGGGCTTCAAACTGCTCGCGCTCACCCCGGACGAGAAGGCGTCGGCGATCGACGAGGCGGCTCCGCACCGGCTCGACCGGGTGGCGCTGATGCTCGGCGCGGAGGGCGACGGGCTCTCCACCAAGGCCCTGATGGCAGCCGACGAATGGGTGCGCATCCCCATGGCCCACGGCGTGGACTCGCTGAACGTCGGCGCGGCCGCCGCGGTGGCGTTCTACGCGGTGGCGACCGGCCGCCCGGAGAACCAGGCCTGA
- a CDS encoding phosphotransferase family protein yields the protein MEQSNRALVGALSDVAREAAHAAGARAACRACGRDGDVLAERPDGIVVRHGRVVAKAHAPGTDPDDHRTRIAVASHPRLAGILLPPVPYAAALGERPVSAWPYGSPVDPEDPDGAPWEEAAVLLARLHTVPLDALPGPLPVMRGPAKAASAVARMRAAAPAHPAARSVLDAWDRLPAWARGEAPAPRGARLCHGDLHLGQLVRHPAHDGPWQLIDVDDLGLGDPAWDLARPAAWYAAGMLSPDIWSRFLTAYRRSGGPATGSSGGDPWPQLDVPARALTVQTAALAIARSTAEGRDLDEVERMMTDACARIASLPPELEDMIPS from the coding sequence GTGGAGCAGAGCAACCGCGCACTGGTGGGCGCGCTTTCGGACGTGGCGCGGGAAGCCGCGCACGCGGCCGGGGCGAGGGCGGCGTGCCGGGCCTGCGGGCGGGACGGGGACGTGCTGGCCGAGCGGCCGGACGGAATCGTCGTACGGCACGGCCGCGTCGTCGCCAAGGCCCATGCTCCCGGGACCGATCCGGACGACCACCGCACCCGGATCGCCGTCGCCTCGCACCCCCGGCTGGCCGGGATCCTGCTGCCGCCCGTCCCGTACGCCGCCGCTCTCGGCGAGCGCCCCGTCTCCGCCTGGCCCTACGGCAGTCCGGTGGACCCCGAGGACCCGGACGGGGCGCCCTGGGAGGAGGCCGCGGTCCTGCTCGCCCGCCTCCACACCGTGCCGCTCGACGCGCTTCCCGGACCGCTGCCGGTCATGCGCGGTCCGGCCAAGGCGGCCTCGGCGGTGGCCAGGATGCGCGCGGCGGCCCCCGCCCACCCCGCCGCCCGGTCGGTGCTCGACGCCTGGGACCGGCTCCCCGCCTGGGCGCGCGGCGAGGCACCCGCACCCCGTGGCGCCCGGCTCTGCCACGGCGATCTCCATCTGGGCCAGCTCGTGCGCCATCCCGCCCACGACGGCCCCTGGCAGCTCATCGACGTCGACGACCTCGGCCTCGGCGATCCCGCCTGGGATCTCGCCCGCCCTGCGGCCTGGTACGCGGCGGGAATGCTGTCCCCGGACATCTGGTCGCGATTCCTCACCGCCTACCGGCGCTCCGGCGGCCCCGCCACCGGGTCGAGCGGCGGTGATCCCTGGCCCCAACTCGACGTACCCGCCCGTGCGCTGACCGTGCAGACCGCGGCCCTCGCGATCGCCAGGAGCACCGCCGAGGGACGCGATCTCGACGAGGTGGAGCGGATGATGACCGACGCCTGTGCCCGAATTGCCTCCCTCCCGCCCGAGTTGGAGGACATGATCCCGTCGTAG
- the cobA gene encoding uroporphyrinogen-III C-methyltransferase, whose protein sequence is MAEHVEHAHQHAQAHEHPAYPVGLRLAGRRVVVIGGGQVAQRRLPALIAAGADITLISPSATPSVEAMAESGEITWTRRRYEDGDIADAWYALVATGDPVANAAASDEAERTKTWCVRSDDAEAATAWTPATGRSEGVTVAVLTGRDPRRSAAVRDAIVEGLRDGSLAAPHHRARAPFVALVGGGPGDPDLITVRGRRLLAEADVVIADRLGPRDLLDELPPHVEVIDAAKIPYGRFMAQEAINNALIEHAKAGRSVVRLKGGDPFVFGRGMEEAQALAEAGISCTVVPGISSSISVPGAAGIPVTHRGVAHEFTVVSGHVAPDDPRSLVDWQSLAKLTGTLVILMGVDKIGAIAEALITHGKAPDTPLALVQEGTTAAQRRVDATLATVAETVRTQDVRPPAVIVIGDVVAEGPSAGTETHPSNQR, encoded by the coding sequence ATGGCCGAGCACGTCGAGCACGCGCACCAGCACGCGCAGGCGCACGAGCACCCCGCCTACCCCGTAGGCCTCCGTCTCGCCGGCCGCCGCGTCGTCGTCATCGGCGGCGGCCAGGTGGCCCAGCGCCGTCTCCCCGCGCTCATCGCGGCCGGTGCCGACATCACCCTGATCTCGCCGTCCGCGACCCCGTCCGTCGAGGCGATGGCGGAGTCGGGCGAGATCACCTGGACCCGGCGCCGGTACGAGGACGGGGACATCGCCGACGCTTGGTACGCCCTGGTCGCCACCGGCGACCCCGTCGCCAACGCGGCCGCCTCCGACGAGGCCGAGCGCACCAAGACGTGGTGCGTACGCTCCGACGACGCGGAGGCGGCGACGGCCTGGACCCCGGCGACCGGACGCAGTGAAGGCGTGACGGTCGCCGTGCTCACCGGCCGGGACCCCCGCCGCTCCGCCGCCGTACGGGACGCCATCGTCGAGGGCCTGCGCGACGGTTCCCTCGCCGCGCCCCACCACCGAGCCCGCGCTCCGTTCGTCGCCCTCGTCGGCGGCGGCCCCGGCGACCCGGACCTCATCACGGTCCGCGGCCGCCGTCTCCTCGCCGAGGCCGACGTCGTCATCGCCGACCGCCTCGGCCCGCGTGACCTGCTCGACGAACTCCCGCCGCACGTCGAGGTGATCGACGCCGCGAAGATCCCGTACGGGCGCTTCATGGCCCAGGAGGCCATCAACAACGCCCTGATCGAGCACGCCAAGGCGGGCAGGTCGGTCGTCCGGCTCAAGGGCGGCGACCCGTTCGTGTTCGGCCGCGGCATGGAGGAGGCCCAGGCGCTCGCCGAGGCGGGGATCAGCTGCACCGTCGTCCCCGGCATCTCCAGCTCCATCTCGGTGCCCGGCGCCGCCGGCATCCCGGTCACCCACCGGGGCGTGGCCCATGAGTTCACCGTCGTCAGCGGTCATGTCGCGCCCGACGACCCCCGTTCGCTCGTCGACTGGCAGTCGCTCGCCAAGCTGACCGGCACGCTCGTGATCCTCATGGGTGTCGACAAGATCGGCGCGATCGCCGAGGCCCTGATCACCCACGGCAAGGCCCCCGACACCCCGCTCGCCCTGGTCCAGGAGGGGACGACGGCCGCCCAGCGCCGGGTGGACGCGACGCTCGCGACGGTCGCGGAGACCGTCAGGACCCAGGACGTACGGCCCCCCGCCGTCATCGTCATCGGTGACGTCGTCGCCGAGGGGCCCTCGGCCGGCACCGAGACCCACCCGAGTAACCAGCGGTAA
- a CDS encoding serine/threonine-protein kinase gives MSMMRLRREDPRVVGSFRLHRRLGAGGMGVVYLGSDRRGQRVALKVIRPDLAEDQEFRSRFAREVSAARRIRGGCTARLVAADLEAERPWFATQYVPGPSLHDKVAADGSLTAAETAAIGAALSEGLVAVHEAGVVHRDLKPSNILLSPKGPRIIDFGIAWATGASTLTHVGTAVGSPGFLAPEQVRGAVVTPATDVFSLGATLAYAATGDSPFGHGSSEVMLYRVVHEEPQLYGVPDALAPLLQACLAKDPDERPSTLQLSMRLKEIAAREAQGLPEVRPPVQRERTEQELPSGRRTARYTERTTHGRPPATGGTAGPSASRDRASRPSAPRTGGSRPAPSRGGASTAGRPASRPGVRTTSTGRRPANPRLLRQRIFVFVVVTLVVAVGITMAQGLRG, from the coding sequence ATGTCGATGATGCGGCTCCGGCGCGAGGATCCGCGTGTCGTCGGCTCGTTCAGGCTGCACCGGCGGCTCGGTGCGGGCGGCATGGGCGTCGTGTATCTCGGCTCGGACCGGCGCGGCCAGCGGGTGGCCCTGAAGGTGATCCGCCCGGACCTCGCCGAGGACCAGGAGTTCCGGTCCCGGTTCGCCCGGGAGGTGTCCGCCGCACGGCGGATCAGGGGTGGCTGTACGGCCCGGCTGGTCGCCGCCGATCTGGAGGCGGAGCGGCCCTGGTTCGCGACGCAGTACGTGCCCGGGCCGTCGCTGCACGACAAGGTGGCCGCGGACGGTTCGCTCACCGCCGCCGAGACCGCCGCGATCGGCGCCGCCCTCTCGGAAGGGCTCGTCGCCGTGCACGAGGCCGGGGTGGTGCACCGGGACCTCAAGCCGTCGAACATCCTGCTCTCCCCCAAGGGCCCCAGGATCATCGACTTCGGCATCGCCTGGGCGACCGGCGCGAGCACGCTCACCCATGTCGGAACGGCGGTCGGGTCCCCCGGCTTCCTCGCCCCCGAGCAGGTGCGTGGCGCCGTCGTCACGCCGGCGACGGACGTCTTCTCGCTGGGCGCGACGCTCGCGTACGCGGCGACCGGCGACTCCCCCTTCGGGCACGGCAGTTCCGAGGTGATGCTCTACCGGGTGGTGCACGAGGAGCCGCAGCTGTACGGCGTGCCGGACGCGCTGGCTCCGCTGCTGCAGGCCTGTCTGGCGAAGGACCCGGACGAGCGTCCGAGCACGCTCCAGCTGTCGATGCGGCTGAAGGAGATCGCGGCCCGCGAGGCGCAGGGGCTGCCGGAGGTGCGGCCGCCGGTCCAGCGCGAGCGGACCGAGCAGGAGTTGCCCTCGGGCCGTCGCACCGCGCGGTACACGGAACGCACCACGCACGGCAGGCCGCCGGCCACCGGCGGGACCGCGGGCCCGTCCGCCTCGCGGGACCGGGCGTCACGGCCGTCGGCGCCGCGTACGGGCGGCTCCCGGCCGGCGCCGTCGCGGGGCGGGGCGAGCACGGCGGGCCGTCCCGCGTCCCGGCCCGGGGTGCGCACGACGTCCACCGGACGCAGGCCGGCCAATCCCCGGCTGCTGCGTCAGCGGATCTTCGTGTTCGTCGTCGTGACCCTGGTCGTGGCGGTGGGCATCACCATGGCGCAGGGGCTGCGGGGCTAG
- a CDS encoding TFIIB-type zinc ribbon-containing protein, giving the protein MQCPKCHAPMHTYNRNGVQIEQCSGCRGIFLDYGELESLTRLESQWVQQTPPAPPAPQAYPAPAQPAWGAPHHGGHHGGHHRQKSFGRMLFSS; this is encoded by the coding sequence ATGCAGTGTCCCAAGTGCCACGCGCCCATGCACACGTACAACCGCAATGGCGTCCAGATCGAGCAGTGCAGCGGCTGCCGGGGGATATTCCTCGACTACGGCGAGCTGGAGTCGCTGACCCGCCTGGAGTCCCAGTGGGTGCAGCAGACGCCGCCCGCGCCGCCCGCCCCGCAGGCCTACCCCGCCCCGGCGCAGCCGGCGTGGGGCGCCCCGCACCACGGCGGCCACCACGGCGGCCACCACCGGCAGAAGAGCTTCGGCCGGATGCTGTTCTCCTCCTGA